The following coding sequences are from one Rutidosis leptorrhynchoides isolate AG116_Rl617_1_P2 chromosome 11, CSIRO_AGI_Rlap_v1, whole genome shotgun sequence window:
- the LOC139875622 gene encoding uncharacterized mitochondrial protein AtMg00810-like, translating to MTDLGPLNYFLGISITRNQTGMFLSQKKYATEIIERADMIGCNSSRTPIDTGTKLAASGPPVKDPTMYRSLAGALQYLTFTRPNISYLVQQICLFMDDPREPHMAALRWIIRYVQGTLDLGLQLFSSSTSSLVAYSDADWAGCPSTRRSTSGYCVFLGNNLLSWSSKRQHTPSRSSTEVEYRVVANAVAETRWIRNLLRELHCPLSTVTLVYCDNVSAVYMSENPVQHQRTKHIEIDIHFVKDLVLKGHVRVLHVPSRYQFADIFTKGLPTALFDEFRSSLSIHSAPAPTAGGC from the coding sequence ATGACCGATCTTGGCCCATTGAACTATTTTTTGGGGATCTCTATTACTCGCAATCAAACCGGGATGTTTCTCTCTCAAAAGAAGTATGCAACTGAGATTATTGAGCGTGCAGACATGATAGGTTGTAACTCTAGCAGGACCCCTATTGATACAGGCACCAAACTTGCAGCATCTGGTCCTCCGGTTAAGGATCCCACCATGTATCGTAGTCTTGCCGGTGCACTTCAGTATCTTACTTTTACTCGTCCTAACATCTCTTACTTAGTACAACAGATATGTCTTTTCATGGATGACCCTAGGGAGCCTCACATGGCTGCTCTCAGATGGATCATCCGCTATGTTCAGGGGACTCTGGACCTTGGACTACAATTGTTTTCCTCCTCCACATCTTCACTAGTGGCATACTCTGATGCAGATTGGGCAGGGTGCCCCTCTACCAGACGCTCCACTTCTGGATACTGTGTGTTTTTAGGCAACAACCTTCTTTCCTGGTCTTCCAAGAGGCAACATACTCCTTCTCGCTCCAGTACTGAAGTCGAGTACCGCGTTGTTGCAAACGCCGTCGCAGAGACACGTTGGATCCGTAATCTTCTTCGAGAACTTCACTGCCCCCTCTCTACAGTCACTCTTGTGTATTGCGATAATGTCAGTGCGGTTTATATGTCAGAAAATCCGGTTCAGCATCAACGTACCAAACACATAGAGATTGACATTCACTTCGTGAAAGATCTTGTCCTCAAAGGGCATGTTCGGGTACTTCATGTTCCTTCTAGATACCAGTTTGCAGACATCTTCACTAAAGGCCTTCCTACTGCACTCTTCGACGAGTTTAGATCCAGTTTGAGCATCCACTCtgctcccgctccaactgcggggggatgttag